A single genomic interval of Nostoc commune NIES-4072 harbors:
- a CDS encoding universal stress protein: protein MFKTVLFPIDQSRETREAADVVTNVVKKYGSRLVLLSVVEEPPPDAPSADDPMVSPEVVAKLLENAQSLFSGQGIQAEILERRGKPAFTICDVADEIGADLIIMGCRGLGLTEEGADDSVTTRVINLSPCPVLIVP, encoded by the coding sequence ATATTTAAGACAGTACTATTTCCTATTGATCAAAGCCGGGAAACGCGGGAAGCTGCTGATGTAGTAACCAACGTAGTCAAAAAGTATGGCAGTCGCTTGGTGCTGCTGTCTGTGGTAGAAGAACCGCCTCCAGATGCGCCTAGTGCAGACGATCCGATGGTGTCACCAGAGGTAGTTGCTAAACTGCTGGAAAATGCCCAATCTTTATTTTCTGGGCAAGGAATTCAAGCTGAAATCCTGGAAAGGCGGGGTAAACCAGCTTTTACTATCTGCGATGTCGCTGATGAAATCGGAGCCGATTTAATCATTATGGGCTGTCGAGGGCTAGGCTTGACTGAAGAGGGAGCCGATGATAGTGTTACTACTCGCGTAATTAATCTTTCTCCTTGTCCAGTGCTGATTGTGCCTTAG
- a CDS encoding ABC transporter permease, which translates to MNSKKPYLSWKNLWNPDFGAPAALLILYVANAVFTPRFATVSNTLNMLLQVSTTMFIAVGMTFVIASRGIDLTVGSTMALVSVVVALLIKYGITVAILFALCCALLVGLINGFLISRLKLDPLITTLAALILWRGVAQVIGDGQLVPFTNPTFEALGKGYLGFIPIQVVIAAIVIAGAFFCIRSTLFGRQIVAVGGNEKAARLAGIRAERVKYIVYIISALLAGLAGLVETARLGLGDPSKVGVNAEFEAIAAVVVGGTPFSGGRANVLGTVVGALIMQVISTSFNMLLIPFTWSLVLKSVIILFAIFLQRPKEV; encoded by the coding sequence ATGAATAGCAAGAAGCCTTACCTGAGTTGGAAAAACCTGTGGAACCCAGACTTTGGCGCACCTGCGGCACTGCTAATTCTGTATGTTGCGAACGCCGTTTTCACTCCGCGTTTCGCTACAGTTAGCAACACCTTAAACATGTTGCTCCAAGTATCCACGACCATGTTTATTGCTGTTGGCATGACATTTGTCATTGCCTCGCGTGGCATCGATCTGACCGTCGGCTCTACTATGGCATTGGTTTCAGTTGTTGTGGCATTGCTTATTAAGTATGGAATTACTGTTGCCATTTTGTTCGCCTTGTGCTGTGCCCTGTTAGTTGGTCTGATCAATGGCTTTCTCATATCACGTCTGAAACTTGACCCCCTAATCACTACCTTGGCGGCTCTGATTTTATGGCGTGGCGTCGCTCAGGTGATTGGGGACGGTCAGCTCGTTCCCTTCACCAATCCCACGTTTGAAGCACTCGGAAAGGGCTATCTTGGTTTTATACCAATTCAGGTTGTAATTGCGGCAATCGTCATTGCAGGAGCCTTCTTCTGTATCCGCTCTACGCTTTTTGGGCGTCAGATTGTTGCAGTCGGCGGCAACGAGAAGGCCGCAAGGCTTGCGGGCATCCGTGCGGAACGCGTGAAATACATTGTCTATATAATTAGCGCCCTACTTGCGGGACTGGCCGGACTCGTCGAGACGGCGAGGCTTGGTTTAGGCGATCCTAGCAAGGTAGGTGTCAACGCGGAATTCGAGGCGATCGCAGCCGTTGTTGTTGGCGGTACGCCCTTCTCCGGTGGCCGCGCCAATGTACTCGGAACTGTTGTCGGAGCCTTGATTATGCAGGTAATTTCCACAAGTTTCAACATGCTCCTAATTCCCTTCACCTGGTCATTAGTTTTAAAATCCGTAATCATTCTTTTCGCTATTTTTTTACAGCGCCCGAAGGAGGTTTAA
- a CDS encoding ABC transporter substrate-binding protein yields the protein MKPVRVYMSKFLVVSAYAVIIIAAFSQSGCVREKTKKIVGFSQTENIGPWRIAETNSIKEEAAKRKKTYDFLMTDAQGQTSKQFSDIEDLIARQVDAIFLAPREYEGLTPALEAARAAKIPVFLIDREAAGRPGKDFVSFLGSDFIVQGRRVGKWLAQATNGKASIVELTGTAGSSVAIDRAKGFRDAIASYPNMKIIATQTADFSRAAAVRVMENIIQAKGSDITAVYAHNDEMALGAIQALKSAGMKPGKDVIVGSIDGQKAALEAIIRGELGVSVESNPRFGPLVFATMEKYFAGTKIPPRIILEDRLFDVTNAKDFVHEAY from the coding sequence ATGAAACCTGTCCGAGTCTATATGTCAAAGTTTCTGGTAGTTAGCGCCTACGCTGTGATTATTATTGCGGCTTTCTCACAGTCTGGCTGTGTGCGCGAGAAAACAAAAAAAATTGTCGGATTTTCGCAAACAGAGAACATTGGCCCGTGGCGCATTGCCGAAACGAACAGCATCAAAGAGGAAGCTGCCAAGCGTAAGAAAACTTACGATTTCCTGATGACAGATGCTCAGGGGCAGACATCGAAGCAATTTTCCGACATTGAAGATTTGATCGCCCGACAAGTCGATGCCATATTTCTTGCGCCACGCGAATATGAGGGTCTTACACCTGCTCTCGAAGCAGCAAGAGCGGCAAAAATACCAGTGTTTCTCATCGACCGTGAAGCTGCGGGAAGACCAGGCAAGGATTTCGTCAGCTTTCTCGGTTCGGATTTTATTGTCCAAGGCCGCCGCGTTGGCAAATGGCTGGCTCAAGCTACTAATGGCAAGGCGTCTATTGTGGAACTCACCGGAACAGCAGGATCATCGGTCGCAATTGATCGGGCAAAGGGGTTTCGCGATGCGATCGCCAGTTATCCCAATATGAAGATCATTGCCACCCAGACGGCGGATTTTTCGCGGGCTGCGGCAGTGCGTGTAATGGAAAACATTATCCAGGCTAAGGGTTCTGATATCACCGCAGTTTATGCTCACAATGACGAAATGGCATTGGGTGCCATCCAGGCTCTCAAGTCAGCAGGTATGAAGCCTGGCAAGGATGTGATCGTCGGTTCAATCGATGGTCAGAAAGCCGCACTTGAAGCGATTATTCGCGGCGAACTTGGCGTGAGTGTCGAGTCGAACCCGCGTTTTGGGCCACTTGTTTTCGCTACGATGGAGAAGTATTTTGCCGGCACAAAGATTCCGCCTAGAATCATTCTTGAAGACAGACTCTTCGACGTAACAAACGCCAAAGATTTTGTGCATGAAGCATACTAA
- a CDS encoding DUF4232 domain-containing protein: MRISIVESSMLLLLTAVTSGCVGSSSVTNQPQALPASTEQATKATVLTSTPTPTRKTTDNSTPQATSATNPTRCETSQLSVRRVSEDAGVGNVALTYAFTNNASSPCTLYGYPGLALLDKKDQPLKGVKILRSEGTYFSSKQPQQQVTLAPGKQASFQIAYNHIRSTEEQCPMSSKIEITPPNAYEHFTLTEQINPCTGKVRVTPVRSVDTQP, encoded by the coding sequence ATGCGAATTTCAATTGTGGAAAGCAGTATGTTATTGCTCCTAACTGCGGTGACAAGTGGATGTGTCGGTTCTTCCTCTGTTACAAACCAGCCGCAAGCCTTGCCAGCAAGTACTGAGCAAGCAACGAAGGCAACTGTGTTAACCTCAACACCTACACCCACTAGAAAAACTACAGACAATTCTACCCCTCAAGCCACTAGTGCTACAAATCCAACGCGCTGTGAAACTAGCCAATTGTCAGTGCGCCGAGTTTCTGAAGATGCTGGCGTTGGGAATGTTGCACTGACTTACGCCTTCACCAATAACGCCTCATCGCCTTGCACCCTCTACGGTTATCCAGGATTGGCATTATTGGATAAAAAAGACCAGCCTTTGAAGGGGGTTAAAATTCTTCGCTCTGAGGGCACTTACTTTTCGAGTAAGCAACCTCAACAACAAGTAACTCTAGCTCCTGGAAAACAAGCCTCATTTCAGATAGCATATAACCACATTCGTTCCACAGAGGAACAATGCCCAATGTCTAGTAAGATTGAAATCACACCTCCTAATGCTTACGAGCACTTTACCCTCACAGAACAAATCAATCCTTGTACAGGTAAAGTCAGAGTGACTCCAGTACGGTCTGTTGACACTCAACCCTAG
- a CDS encoding GH25 family lysozyme, giving the protein MEGIDVFDKDGRVDWTAVKNSGKTFAFVKATEGVTIKDSAFAHHWQTMKTVGIIRGAYHFLHSRTSDPVDQAKEFLKTVGKLEPGDLPPVLDVEAIDKGGNKQEVIDAAKQWLAEVEKALLQQTQKPIKPIIYTYPNFWEEDLDNPSDFASYPLWIAHYNVKVPHIPSAWQGQYLIHQYDDDVPGVAGVSGRADLNRFNPLQLEDSGLRVKQLQQQLKDIGLYTDAIDGHFSESVKDAIVSFQTSKGLQADGIVGIKTWVALLWI; this is encoded by the coding sequence ATGGAAGGAATTGATGTTTTTGATAAAGACGGCAGAGTAGATTGGACGGCAGTAAAAAACTCTGGTAAAACCTTTGCATTTGTCAAAGCCACAGAAGGAGTTACCATTAAAGATTCTGCTTTTGCTCATCATTGGCAGACTATGAAAACTGTTGGTATTATTCGGGGTGCTTATCATTTCCTTCATTCCCGTACATCAGACCCGGTTGACCAAGCGAAGGAATTCTTAAAAACCGTGGGAAAATTAGAACCAGGAGACTTACCACCAGTTTTGGATGTAGAGGCAATTGACAAAGGAGGAAATAAACAAGAAGTAATTGATGCAGCCAAACAGTGGTTAGCAGAGGTGGAAAAAGCTCTTTTACAACAAACACAAAAACCAATTAAACCGATTATTTATACTTACCCCAATTTCTGGGAAGAAGACCTTGACAACCCATCTGATTTTGCTAGTTATCCCTTATGGATTGCCCATTACAATGTTAAAGTTCCACATATTCCTAGTGCTTGGCAGGGGCAATACTTAATCCATCAATATGATGATGATGTACCTGGTGTAGCTGGTGTTAGTGGTCGAGCTGATTTAAATAGATTTAATCCCTTACAGCTAGAAGATTCTGGGCTGAGAGTAAAACAATTACAACAGCAATTAAAAGATATTGGATTGTATACTGATGCCATTGATGGGCATTTTTCTGAGTCAGTTAAGGATGCAATTGTTAGTTTCCAAACATCTAAAGGATTGCAAGCTGATGGAATTGTTGGTATCAAAACTTGGGTAGCTTTATTGTGGATTTAA
- a CDS encoding GDYXXLXY domain-containing protein has protein sequence MTNSSSESKNKTLSPEAEFSSKVTFRDYLIASEQKSNKPLPFWRLLAPLALQTGLIMAVPAQAVYTDVTGKTVILQTVPVNPNNLLEGNTLDLDYNISRTANLSRLPGWQTLVSKGRGSGRRLPEGTNIYVTLQEQLSTGRGVPRAWRPLRVSSDRPTTLRANQVALKGVYQDGSVNYGLETYYIPENQRQQIRNDLQAQRARRGQVPPIVVKAKVDPQGKAVPVSMWVRDRNYRF, from the coding sequence ATGACTAATAGTTCTTCTGAATCTAAAAATAAAACCTTATCTCCCGAAGCCGAATTTTCTAGTAAGGTAACTTTTCGGGATTACTTGATTGCTAGTGAACAAAAATCGAATAAGCCTTTGCCTTTTTGGCGGTTACTAGCTCCCCTGGCGCTGCAAACAGGGCTGATTATGGCAGTACCAGCCCAAGCAGTTTATACAGATGTGACAGGTAAGACGGTGATTTTACAAACCGTACCTGTAAATCCTAACAATCTGCTAGAAGGTAACACCTTAGACTTAGATTACAATATATCCCGCACTGCAAATTTGAGCAGATTACCTGGTTGGCAAACATTAGTCAGCAAAGGTCGTGGAAGTGGTAGAAGATTGCCTGAAGGAACCAACATTTACGTGACTTTGCAAGAGCAACTATCCACTGGTCGCGGTGTTCCTAGAGCTTGGAGACCGTTACGAGTAAGTAGCGATCGCCCCACAACTCTAAGAGCCAACCAAGTAGCCTTAAAAGGTGTTTATCAAGATGGTTCTGTTAACTACGGCTTAGAAACATATTACATTCCAGAAAACCAACGGCAACAAATTAGGAACGACTTACAAGCCCAACGCGCCCGTAGAGGACAAGTACCGCCCATTGTGGTCAAGGCGAAAGTTGATCCACAGGGCAAGGCAGTGCCAGTTAGTATGTGGGTGCGCGATCGCAACTATCGCTTTTAA
- a CDS encoding DUF2157 domain-containing protein, protein MFLDSFPQKLRKEAQLWRDEGLISSSLYEQIAERYQFKNLEAATRDRNKAIAIAIGGILLCLGIITFVAGNWQGGSREVKFIVLISLFFAIAITGFYNWITPEGKKPQKSKRLLGEGLLILSALIFGANLLLMAQMFNIAGSASQLFLAWGLGVVVMAFSLCLNSLGILSIILVEIGYWTGLEDLWYASGDPTWSRLVVQHMPLLAWLVFVPLAYFCRSRWIFGLAAFVFASSLQANLNPLPLLNYADIAPWVASFAFALPPALFWSYDDLLFPSINYRLFQSLARNLALVSFGIVFYILSFRWVWESPNYSYNQPTNVTNLFASLPIIDLGILSGLAVLQWLFLLRQRNNPPRREVIFTTAVITTFLAFITVVPFWHQTISRIDELGVFIFNVLLATLAWGLIQEGLKLNNRSSFWGGMLLVTLQIISRVQEYDTDLLFKSLVFVLCGSALISAGLWFERRLPGGSASKK, encoded by the coding sequence ATGTTCTTAGATAGTTTTCCGCAAAAATTACGCAAAGAAGCACAATTATGGAGGGATGAAGGATTAATTAGTTCTTCGCTCTATGAGCAAATAGCAGAACGTTATCAATTTAAAAACCTGGAAGCTGCTACACGCGATCGCAATAAAGCGATCGCAATTGCTATAGGTGGCATCCTTTTATGCTTAGGCATAATTACCTTTGTAGCAGGAAACTGGCAGGGAGGATCGCGAGAAGTCAAGTTTATTGTACTGATCAGTTTGTTTTTTGCGATCGCAATCACTGGATTTTACAATTGGATAACACCTGAAGGAAAGAAGCCACAAAAAAGCAAACGCTTACTGGGAGAGGGGTTGCTCATTTTAAGCGCCTTAATTTTCGGTGCAAATTTACTGCTGATGGCCCAGATGTTCAATATTGCTGGTTCAGCTTCCCAACTGTTTCTCGCCTGGGGGTTGGGTGTTGTGGTAATGGCCTTCAGTTTGTGCTTAAATTCTTTAGGAATTCTGTCAATTATCCTCGTGGAAATCGGCTATTGGACAGGATTAGAAGACTTGTGGTACGCTTCAGGTGATCCAACTTGGTCGCGTCTAGTGGTGCAGCACATGCCTTTGTTGGCATGGCTGGTGTTTGTACCCTTAGCCTACTTCTGTCGCTCGCGTTGGATTTTTGGTTTAGCAGCCTTTGTCTTTGCTAGTTCCTTACAAGCCAACCTTAATCCTCTGCCACTGCTGAATTATGCTGATATAGCCCCTTGGGTGGCATCTTTTGCTTTTGCACTCCCACCTGCATTATTCTGGAGTTATGATGACTTGCTGTTTCCAAGCATAAATTACAGGTTGTTTCAATCTCTGGCCCGTAATTTAGCCTTGGTAAGCTTCGGCATTGTCTTTTATATCTTGTCTTTTCGTTGGGTCTGGGAATCTCCAAATTATAGTTATAATCAGCCTACGAATGTGACAAACTTATTCGCGTCTCTGCCGATTATCGATTTGGGGATTCTCAGTGGCTTGGCAGTATTGCAATGGTTGTTTCTACTGCGTCAAAGAAATAACCCACCGCGCCGCGAAGTGATTTTCACTACTGCTGTCATTACTACCTTTCTTGCCTTTATTACCGTAGTACCTTTTTGGCATCAAACTATCAGCCGGATTGATGAACTTGGTGTTTTTATTTTCAATGTACTTCTAGCAACATTAGCCTGGGGACTAATTCAAGAAGGATTGAAATTAAACAACAGAAGTTCCTTTTGGGGTGGTATGTTGTTAGTAACACTGCAAATTATCAGTCGCGTGCAAGAGTACGATACCGATTTACTTTTCAAGTCTCTGGTCTTTGTTTTGTGCGGTTCTGCTTTAATTAGCGCTGGACTCTGGTTTGAACGTCGCTTACCTGGTGGTAGTGCAAGTAAGAAGTAG
- a CDS encoding NUDIX hydrolase encodes MSRKISKVFKQSGVIPYRVNNGKVEILLITTRNFQHWVIPKGDIPNGMSPPASAAKEAWEEAGVIGQVDTNELGSYKYRKGGKIYRVKMYLLPVEMLSEDYPEASKRKRQWVEVTKAIRRVKFNSLKRILKGFFQVESHFCAFRDFTQV; translated from the coding sequence ATGAGTCGAAAAATCAGCAAAGTCTTTAAACAGTCTGGGGTTATTCCTTATAGAGTAAACAATGGCAAAGTCGAAATCTTGCTAATCACAACCCGTAACTTTCAACACTGGGTAATTCCGAAAGGAGATATTCCTAACGGCATGAGTCCACCCGCTTCAGCAGCCAAAGAGGCGTGGGAAGAAGCAGGGGTAATTGGACAAGTAGACACCAATGAACTCGGTAGTTATAAGTACCGTAAAGGAGGAAAAATTTACCGAGTTAAGATGTATTTGTTACCAGTTGAGATGCTAAGTGAAGATTATCCAGAAGCAAGTAAAAGAAAACGGCAGTGGGTAGAAGTTACTAAAGCTATCAGGCGGGTTAAGTTTAATTCACTCAAACGAATCCTTAAAGGTTTTTTCCAGGTCGAATCTCACTTTTGTGCATTTCGAGATTTTACTCAAGTATAG
- a CDS encoding ABC transporter permease — translation MAATKSLALAGKRLARLLTSQGVLLMLLSLAVFASFRYETFLTPLNLMNIMRQNSMLAIVALGMTVVILSGGIDLSVGSLVALGGVIAALLAGQGSFVAIVSGIASTTLLGVVNGLLVSRARLQPFVVTLFTASAARGLALSITEERSIAVPSTASGLVWLGRGFIGFVPVPVIIVALLYFAAWFMLHRSRLGLHVFAIGDNEEASRLMGVNPNQVKLAVYTFSGMLSGLAGVVLAGRLGAGQPVAAFGWETDAIAATVMGGTFLAGGQGSVFPTLIGVLLLGMMYNLLNLEGTITPWWQLVLRGGFLLMVVIFQQRIAQRE, via the coding sequence ATGGCTGCTACAAAATCTCTTGCCCTTGCTGGGAAGCGTCTCGCCAGACTCCTCACCTCGCAGGGCGTGCTGCTCATGCTCCTTAGTTTGGCTGTTTTCGCATCGTTTCGTTATGAAACCTTCCTAACACCTCTTAATCTGATGAACATCATGCGACAGAACAGTATGCTGGCGATCGTGGCACTAGGCATGACTGTTGTGATCCTGAGTGGAGGAATCGATCTTTCCGTGGGTTCCCTCGTTGCTCTAGGTGGTGTCATCGCGGCATTACTTGCTGGACAAGGAAGCTTCGTAGCAATTGTTAGCGGCATTGCCAGCACTACCTTGCTCGGTGTAGTAAACGGTCTTCTCGTGTCTCGCGCCAGGCTCCAGCCGTTCGTTGTTACGTTATTCACCGCAAGCGCGGCACGGGGGCTAGCGTTGAGCATCACCGAAGAGAGGTCGATTGCCGTCCCATCGACAGCATCAGGACTTGTTTGGCTGGGTAGAGGGTTTATTGGTTTCGTTCCTGTCCCTGTGATTATAGTTGCGCTCTTATATTTTGCAGCTTGGTTTATGCTGCATAGAAGCCGATTAGGGTTGCATGTGTTCGCTATCGGCGACAACGAGGAAGCCTCTCGGTTGATGGGCGTAAACCCAAACCAAGTGAAGCTTGCAGTCTACACATTTAGCGGTATGCTTTCAGGACTTGCTGGTGTCGTTCTCGCGGGTCGTCTAGGGGCGGGTCAACCTGTAGCTGCCTTTGGCTGGGAAACGGATGCGATCGCCGCAACCGTCATGGGAGGAACATTTCTTGCAGGGGGTCAGGGAAGCGTGTTTCCGACGCTTATAGGTGTCCTTCTCTTAGGAATGATGTACAACCTTCTGAATCTCGAAGGGACTATTACTCCGTGGTGGCAGCTTGTGCTTCGAGGCGGCTTTCTACTTATGGTCGTGATATTTCAACAGCGCATCGCCCAGAGGGAATAA
- a CDS encoding RsmB/NOP family class I SAM-dependent RNA methyltransferase, whose protein sequence is MEKPSNLLLKVSRRLFTNLDDQEKFIEALMNPQPFSPSILWCKEKPEVSFFAVETPTYWQPEFIDRLSLGEKPGQHLLHQQGYFYCLDFSSVFAATTLLAIPVPISLVFDMCAAPGGKSIFAWKALQPDLLISNEVIGKRLGMLISNLKRCQISPSAVVNRDSSIFAEMFPDSSNLVIVDAPCTGQSLLAKGEKAPGCFHPTAINKSANRQKRIIANSAKLVSPQGYLAYMTCTYSPEENEQVCEWFLERFPQFQAVEISNLAKYQSHLTKMPCYRIFPQDMLGAGAFTILFKNTNEHESEGNEVDLNTISSLYIYQNLKK, encoded by the coding sequence ATGGAAAAACCTTCTAATTTATTACTTAAAGTCTCGCGGCGTTTGTTCACTAATCTAGATGATCAAGAAAAATTTATTGAGGCTTTAATGAATCCTCAGCCATTTTCACCTAGTATTCTTTGGTGTAAAGAAAAGCCAGAGGTTTCGTTTTTCGCGGTGGAAACACCAACCTATTGGCAACCAGAATTTATAGACCGTTTATCTTTGGGAGAAAAACCCGGTCAGCATCTCTTGCATCAACAAGGATATTTCTATTGTTTAGATTTTTCTTCGGTGTTTGCAGCGACTACTTTGTTAGCTATTCCTGTGCCAATAAGTTTAGTTTTTGATATGTGTGCCGCACCAGGAGGTAAAAGTATCTTCGCTTGGAAAGCTTTACAACCTGACTTACTCATTAGTAATGAAGTAATTGGTAAACGCCTGGGAATGCTAATTTCTAATTTGAAGCGTTGCCAGATTAGCCCTAGTGCAGTAGTTAATAGAGATTCGAGTATATTTGCCGAAATGTTTCCTGATTCTAGCAATCTAGTAATAGTAGATGCTCCTTGTACTGGACAATCTTTACTTGCTAAAGGTGAAAAAGCTCCTGGATGTTTTCACCCAACTGCTATTAATAAGAGCGCAAATCGACAAAAACGTATTATAGCTAACTCTGCTAAACTTGTTTCACCACAAGGCTATCTTGCTTATATGACCTGCACATATTCGCCTGAAGAAAATGAGCAAGTTTGTGAATGGTTTTTGGAACGCTTTCCCCAGTTCCAGGCAGTAGAAATTAGTAATTTAGCCAAATATCAGTCGCATTTAACTAAAATGCCTTGTTATCGGATCTTTCCTCAAGATATGTTAGGTGCTGGCGCATTTACAATACTGTTTAAAAATACTAACGAGCATGAAAGTGAAGGTAATGAAGTAGATTTAAATACAATCTCCTCGTTGTATATCTACCAAAATCTGAAAAAGTAA
- a CDS encoding DUF1392 domain-containing protein, whose product MINQIVALESCWHSSVPWGKDMPPLAVQILEKVFLSNSDISGYCCGVQWERQEWIYAIVCCREILYLSQKEFSGTNLVEKAPVATPAFQLGDMVEVDFSEEPSRRTIQGIFSLKNNWLYAVEWRSPILEEMASAQSRIIWLADVDLVKVNA is encoded by the coding sequence ATGATTAATCAAATTGTCGCTTTAGAATCTTGTTGGCATAGTTCTGTACCTTGGGGAAAAGACATGCCACCATTGGCAGTTCAAATCCTGGAAAAAGTTTTTTTATCAAACTCTGATATATCAGGCTACTGTTGTGGTGTCCAATGGGAGAGACAGGAATGGATTTATGCCATAGTCTGCTGTCGTGAAATACTCTATTTGTCTCAAAAAGAATTTTCTGGAACAAACTTAGTGGAAAAAGCCCCAGTTGCTACACCAGCTTTTCAATTGGGGGATATGGTGGAAGTTGATTTTAGTGAAGAACCATCACGTCGGACTATTCAAGGGATTTTTAGCCTGAAAAACAATTGGCTTTATGCAGTAGAATGGCGTTCCCCAATTTTGGAAGAAATGGCATCGGCTCAAAGTAGAATTATCTGGCTTGCGGATGTGGATTTAGTAAAAGTGAATGCATGA
- a CDS encoding sugar ABC transporter ATP-binding protein has translation MTQATPIVLCMRDIKKSFSGVSALRGVDFELKAGEIHALVGENGAGKSTLIKIMTGAYRRDSGVMDYGDPVTFQNPTEAQAVGIVAVYQEIQLVGFRTVAENIFLGREPHRFGIIDRRRMNTEASEILKRLGLDIEPRSVVDSLNIAHRQMVAIARAISFGARVLILDEPTSSLTETEVSVLFNVMRRLKSEGTSIVYVSHRFEELYAVCDRVTVLRDGRNIITRSLATLNRLELVCSMLGRQPEEVSKGVTAFAGRSQNAVDRPVLLQAEALKYKKRLDGVSIEMRHGEIVGLAGLLGSGRSETVRTLFGAEPLEGGTVKLEGNLLSLRDPHDAIDAGIAFLSEDRKADGIIPELSVRENLTLAALPNLTQWGIVSRKRQNELVDRFMQRLGIKATSAEQKIHELSGGNQQKVLLARWLCKNTKLLLLDEPTRGIDVGAKGEIQRLIAELAEQGLGVVMISSEVEELVEGSQRVIVLRDGRSIAELSGEQKNIKAILHVMAEGADRQEAVKSSTDNE, from the coding sequence ATGACTCAGGCGACTCCAATTGTTTTGTGCATGAGGGACATAAAAAAAAGTTTTTCCGGGGTGTCGGCACTCCGGGGCGTAGATTTTGAGCTAAAGGCGGGCGAGATCCATGCACTGGTCGGAGAGAACGGTGCTGGCAAATCGACACTCATTAAGATCATGACGGGGGCCTATCGACGAGATTCGGGTGTTATGGATTATGGCGATCCTGTTACATTCCAAAACCCGACCGAAGCGCAGGCGGTAGGCATCGTAGCTGTCTACCAGGAGATTCAGCTTGTGGGTTTCCGAACCGTTGCTGAAAATATTTTTCTTGGCAGAGAGCCGCATCGCTTTGGGATTATTGACAGACGGCGGATGAATACCGAAGCATCCGAAATATTGAAGCGCCTGGGGTTGGATATCGAACCGCGATCGGTGGTTGATTCGCTTAATATTGCCCATCGCCAAATGGTGGCGATCGCACGCGCCATATCCTTTGGGGCGCGGGTGCTGATCCTCGATGAACCCACGAGTTCGCTTACCGAAACTGAAGTCTCTGTTCTTTTTAACGTCATGCGACGGCTAAAGTCGGAAGGAACATCCATCGTTTACGTCAGCCACCGTTTTGAAGAACTTTACGCCGTGTGCGATCGCGTCACAGTTCTGCGTGATGGGCGCAACATCATAACGCGATCGCTAGCAACGCTCAATCGCCTCGAACTCGTTTGTTCTATGCTGGGTCGCCAGCCAGAAGAGGTGAGCAAAGGAGTCACGGCGTTTGCAGGGCGATCGCAAAATGCGGTAGATCGGCCAGTGCTGCTCCAAGCGGAAGCTCTCAAATATAAAAAACGGCTCGATGGTGTCTCAATTGAAATGCGACATGGCGAAATCGTTGGGCTTGCGGGTTTGCTCGGCTCTGGCCGAAGTGAAACAGTGCGTACTCTGTTCGGGGCCGAACCACTTGAAGGTGGAACTGTAAAACTCGAAGGGAATCTTCTATCCCTGCGCGATCCTCATGATGCGATCGATGCTGGCATAGCTTTTCTTTCAGAGGATCGCAAGGCGGACGGCATCATCCCTGAGCTTTCGGTGCGAGAAAACCTCACCCTCGCTGCCCTACCGAACCTTACGCAATGGGGCATCGTTTCTAGAAAACGACAGAATGAACTTGTTGACCGTTTTATGCAGCGCCTTGGAATTAAGGCGACTAGCGCCGAACAGAAGATCCACGAACTATCAGGCGGCAATCAGCAGAAGGTTCTTCTGGCGCGATGGCTGTGCAAGAATACAAAACTTCTTCTCCTCGACGAACCGACTCGCGGTATTGACGTTGGGGCAAAAGGCGAGATCCAGCGCCTGATCGCCGAATTAGCAGAGCAAGGGCTGGGGGTTGTGATGATTTCTTCGGAAGTGGAAGAGCTAGTTGAAGGTTCGCAACGTGTCATCGTCCTCCGTGACGGGCGGTCAATCGCGGAACTCAGTGGCGAGCAGAAGAACATAAAGGCAATTCTGCACGTAATGGCGGAAGGTGCAGATCGTCAGGAAGCCGTGAAGAGCAGCACAGATAATGAATAG